In one Lolium rigidum isolate FL_2022 chromosome 3, APGP_CSIRO_Lrig_0.1, whole genome shotgun sequence genomic region, the following are encoded:
- the LOC124703972 gene encoding SKP1-like protein 1, giving the protein MAAEDPKKMITLKSNDGEEFEVEEAVAMGSQTIRHMIEDDCADNGIPLPNVNSKILSKVIEYCKKHVQLAAKPVADGASALSSTEDIKNWEAEFVNVDKATLFDLSLAANYLNIKGLLDLTCQTIADMIKGMTPEEIRKTFNIKNDFTAEEEEAVRRENQWAFE; this is encoded by the coding sequence ATGGCGGCCGAGGACCCAAAGAAGATGATCACGCTCAAGTCCAACGACGGGGAGGAGTtcgaggtggaggaggcggtggcgatgGGGTCGCAGACGATCCGCCACATGATCGAGGACGACTGCGCCGACAACGGGATCCCGCTCCCCAACGTGAACTCCAAGATCCTCTCCAAGGTAATTGAGTATTGCAAAAAGCACGTCCAGCTGGCGGCCAAGCCCGTGGCCGATGGCGCTTCTGCCCTGTCCTCCACGGAGGACATCAAGAATTGGGAGGCCGAGTTCGTCAACGTCGACAAGGCCACCCTCTTTGACCTTAGCCTCGCCGCCAACTACCTCAACATCAAGGGGCTGCTGGACCTCACCTGCCAGACCATCGCCGACATGATCAAGGGCATGACTCCGGAGGAGATCCGCAAGACCTTCAACATCAAGAACGACTTCACCGCTGAGGAGGAAGAGGCGGTCCGCAGGGAGAACCAGTGGGCCTTTGAGTAA